The Fusarium keratoplasticum isolate Fu6.1 chromosome 8, whole genome shotgun sequence genome includes a region encoding these proteins:
- a CDS encoding Pyr-redox-2 domain-containing protein — MFISRVSTRFSEQLLTAPHVSACTHTTRAFSSRAWTSSRPTAIVQSTLQLRARAIPVASSPPLAYQNRPIFHHPKSFASATTMGSLPEASHAVRVLVLGGCYAGLSAAVNLLDLSQGYSPRMSSEPYIHHPNLPHFDIEITIVDERDGYYHLIGSPLALADSEYAKKNWVKFSDIPGLDSPSIKIIQGSVTDVDLTAKTATVSAYLTQEKSTHQYDYLVSATGLRRVWPVVPQSLTRKQYLLEAENHIQAVNHAKDGVVVVGGGAVGIEMAAELKMVKPHVKVTLVHSRDKLLSSEGLPDETKDVALELLLESGVEVLMNHRLASTKKVETLDGSDKHEIEFTNGHKMFASEVIMAISKSVPTSKYLPAAALDEEGYVKIKPNLQFEDGTPNNEYHFAAGDIAKWSGIKRCGGAMHHGHYTAQNIHQHIVSHRTGEAPKYHELNHFPPVIGLAVGKKAVASSPDSGTISGEDVAQAYFRDDLGWTICWNYMQLGGRKTDEAKV, encoded by the exons ATGTTCATCTCCCGAGTCTCTACCAGATTCTCGGAACAACTGCTGACGGCCCCCCACGTTTCTGCTTGCACTCACACCACGCGAGCCTTTTCGTCCCGTGCCTGGACCTCGTCCCGTCCAACTGCCATCGTACAATCGACGCTTCAGCTCCGTGCAAGAGCCATTCCCGTAGCGTCCAGTCCCCCGCTTGCATACCAGAATCGTCCCATATTCCACCATCCCAAGTCCTTTGCCAGCGCCACCACAATGGGCTCACTCCCCGAAGCATCCCACGCTGTGCGTGTCCTCGTTCTCGGCGGCTGCTATGCAGGCCTCTCTGCTGCTGTCAATCTGCTCGATCTGAGCCAGGGATACTCGCCCCGCATGAGCTCCGAGCCTTACATCCACCACCCCAACCTGCCTCACTTTGACATCGAGATTACCATTGTCGATGAGCGGGATGGCTACT ACCACTTGATCGGCTCGCCTCTGGCCCTGGCCGATTCGGAGTACGCCAAGAAGAACTGGGTCAAGTTCTCGGACATTCCTGGCCTTGACTCCCCGagcatcaagatcatccaggGCTCCGTCACCGACGTTGACCTTACCGCCAAGACTGCCACCGTCTCAGCCTACCTCACCCAGGAGAAGAGCACTCATCAGTATGACTACCTTGTCTCTGCCACCGGCCTTCGACGTGTCTGGCCTGTCGTTCCTCAGTCCTTGACCCGCAAGCAGTACCtgctcgaggctgagaacCACATCCAGGCTGTCAACCACGCCAAGGATGGCgttgttgtcgttggtggAGGTGCTGTCGGTATTGAGATGGCTGCCGAGCTCAAGATGGTCAAGCCTCACGTCAAGGTGACCCTTGTCCACTCTCGGGACAAGCTCCTCTCCTCTGAGGGTCTTCccgacgagaccaaggacgttgctcttgagctccttctcgagtCTGGCGTCGAGGTTCTCATGAACCACCGCCTGGCTTCCACCAAGAAGGTCGAGACTCTCGATGGCAGCGACAAGCACGAGATTGAGTTCACCAACGGCCACAAGATGTTTGCCAGCgaggtcatcatggccatctccaagagtGTCCCCACCTCCAAGTACCTGCCCGCCGCGGctcttgatgaggagggatacgtcaagatcaagcccaA CCTGCAGTTTGAGGATGGAACTCCCAACAACGAGTACCACTTTGCGGCTGGTGACATCGCCAAGTGGTCCGGTATCAAGCGCTGCGGTGGTGCCATGCACCACGGCCACTACACTGCGCAGAACATCCACCAGCACATCGTCAGCCACCGAACTGGCGAGGCTCCCAAGTACCATGAGCTTAACCACTTCCCTCCCGTGATCGGTCTGGCTGTCGGCAAGAAGGCCGTCGCCTCCAGCCCCGACTCTGGCACCATCTCGGGCGAGGATGTTGCTCAGGCCTACTTCAGGGATGATCTTGGCTGGACAA TTTGCTGGAATTACATGCAGCTCGGCGGACGCAAGACTGATGAGGCCAAGGTCTAG
- a CDS encoding AlcB domain-containing protein → MSAPAGTFSAVKAGEAIIKLPHPYQTEYAIEKASAPSGVETPVYKLVHKASATAKPLPFELHNSSLVFSDPVDLKSSELPSQSNNSPWARARRSPGVTFYWDGAEAPTLGQAWLLVYTILTLRPSVESFRLELRGANAAVLGRQLVAVLLAIDHPLKAREKRQPSSKTDESLVLVLRSTFWQGAGSPFGPRPVWCPAESPSSLPASNPLGSYPLTPFYNTTTIASAGDPEDPERYQQSWHPIRPAKPAPGAVIYSRWIPHLNETFSMVSLDYEDAEHLRLFHEWQNDPRVSQGWNETGTLEQHREYLRNIHEDPHQVAILAKWEDTYFAYFEVYWAKEDRLGGYFNAGDFDRGRHSLVGDVRFRGPHRVSAWWSSLMHYLYLDDPRTMYVVGEPKETNTTVVMYDFIHGFGLDKFVDLPHKRSAFVRCSRERFFQLCPLGENEKVVGGMRLGLVPKL, encoded by the exons ATGTCAGCGCCAGCGGGTACTTTTTctgccgtcaaggccggcgaggccatcatcaagctgCCTCATCCATACCAGACCGAGTATGCCATCGAAAAGGCCTCAGCTCCCTCCGGTGTCGAAACGCCTGTTTACAAGCTCGTTCACAAAGCTTCTGCGACCGCCAAACCTCTCCCCTTTGAGCTCCACAACTCTTCGCTCGTCTTCTCAGATCCGGTTGACCTCAAGTCGAGCGAACTTCCTTCTCAATCCAACAACAGCCCTTGGGCTCGTGCTCGTCGCTCGCCCGGCGTCACCTTTTATTGGGATGGCGCTGAGGCCCCGACTTTGGGCCAGGCTTGGCTGCTCGTTTACACAATCCTCACGCTGAGGCCATCCGTGGAGTCTTTCCGCCTGGAGCTCCGAGGAGCCAACGCCGCGGTCTTGGGACGGCAGCTTGTCGCGGTCCTGCTTGCCATTGACCATCCTCTCAAGGCTCGGGAGAAGCGCCAGCCTTCCAGCAAGACCGACGAGAGCCTTGTGCTTGTCCTGCGAAGCACATTCTGGCAGGGCGCTGGTTCGCCATTTGGCCCCCGACCGGTTTGGTGCCCTGCTGAGTCGCCGTCGTCTCTGCCCGCGTCGAACCCTCTGGGATCATATCCTCTGACACCTTTCTACAACACCACAACCATTGCCTCGGCCGGCGATCCTGAGGATCCTGAACGATATCAGCAGTCATGGCACCCAATTCGGCCGGCCAAGCCCGCGCCGGGCGCGGTCATCTACAGCCGATGGATCCCCCATCTTAACGAGACCTTTTCCATGGTTTCGCTCGACTACGAGGATGCCGAGCATCTGCGCCTTTTCCATGAATGGCAGAACGACCCCCGTGTTTCGCAGGGCTGGAACGAGACGGGCACTCTCGAGCAGCACCGCGAGTACCTGCGTAATATCCATGAGGACCCCCACCAAGTCGCCATCCTGGCTAAGTGGGAAGACACCTACTTTGCTTACTTCGAGGTCTACTGGGCCAAG GAGGATCGCCTGGGTGGCTACTTCAACGCTGGTGACTTTGACCGCGGCCGCCACTCTCTCGTTGGCGATGTGCGCTTCCGTGGCCCGCATCGCGTGTCAGCGTGGTGGAGCAGCTTGATGCACTACCTGTACCTTGATGATCCGCGCACCATGTATGTCGTGGGTGAACCCAAGGAGACAAACACGACCGTTGTCATGTACGACTTTATTCACGGGTTCGGGTTGGACAAGTTTGTCGACCTTCCACACAAGCGCAGCGCTTTTGTTCGATGCTCTCGCGAGCGCTTCTTCCAGCTGTGCCCGCTGGGAGAGAACGAGAAGGTCGTTGGCGGCATGAGGTTGGGTCTGGTGCCCAAGCTGTAA
- a CDS encoding DUF4050 domain-containing protein, translating to MIFSDIYKSPRSPIAKLRHHSVQMPAPLSTSTPDWCDDDHADLLSKDKVKQKEAVRRYLEVKVKNDWEFSWPSRVVDPPPANGSISVADTTSEPSGQAHEPPTTTSLDAVEPTKPIQDETRDDDGYQVDDVESSDDDDDNSDAESTYSTVSEDPVHYRPRMEWTSDLSDDDEPMPSRSPFRFDSPSTVGSAVQAAVLAKRAKRRRAVRKEMEWNEGLACFEARRTAWTGARTVRIRSKPVSPPAVSPRSPRRFFFRRSMSGSPPSSSTASTQPPQTSDGSDGSSLARSDDLRKQQSKDTTPSTTPSSRNYPVEVLLPLAPPLLPPNNPLRASITPSVYLSLYDKVIIHSLQPSCPINLSDMLRACVSGWKRDGEWPPRPTMAPPAPIVKKKKPKKPSTPPQEKDGSSNMARRMSFGLLGRDKDDVSGSGTGKGIRRSLVRALGIGAPDNAPAERPRET from the coding sequence atgATATTCTCCGACATTTACAAGAGCCCGCGATCCCCCATCGCTAAGCTCAGGCACCACTCGGTTCAGATGCCGGCTCCACTGTCCACCTCTACCCCAGACTGGTGCGACGATGACCACGCCGACCTTCtcagcaaggacaaggtgaAGCAAAAGGAGGCGGTCAGGCGATAtctcgaggtcaaggtcaagaatgACTGGGAATTCTCGTGGCCCTCTCGTGTGGTTGACCCACCTCCCGCAAACGGCTCCATCTCTGTCGCAGATACGACATCCGAACCATCTGGACAAGCCCACGAGCCGCCGACAACGACAAGTCTGGATGCAGTCGAGCCTACAAAACCAATCCAGGATGAGACGCGCGACGACGATGGGTACCAAGTAGACGATGTTGAGTCGTcagatgatgacgacgacaacagcgACGCCGAGTCGACTTACAGCACTGTTTCGGAAGACCCCGTCCACTACCGTCCGCGCATGGAATGGACGTCAGATCTTtccgatgacgatgagcccATGCCTTCGCGCTCCCCGTTCCGCTTCGACAGCCCCAGCACGGTAGGCTCAGCTGTTCAGGCTGCAGTCCTCGCCAAGCGCGCCAAGCGACGGAGGGCGGTTCGCAAGGAGATGGAATGGAACGAAGGACTGGCTTGCTTCGAGGCACGGCGAACCGCATGGACCGGCGCACGAACTGTCCGTATCCGCAGCAAGCCTGTCTCACCTCCCGCTGTGTCACCGCGATCTCCCCGCCGCTTCTTTTTCCGTCGCTCCATGTCGGGATCTCCTCCCAGCTCTTCTACAGCGTCCACTCAGCCACCTCAGACCAGCGACGGTTCCGATGGTTCTTCTCTTGCTAGGAGCGACGACCTCCGAAAGCAGCAGTCCAAGGATACCACCCCTTCGACGACTCCGTCGAGTCGAAATTATCCAGTAGAGGTGTTGCTGCCACTTGCGCCGCCCCTTCTTCCGCCTAACAACCCGCTCCGAGCCTCGATTACTCCCTCCGTTTACCTCAGCCTCtacgacaaggtcatcattCATAGCCTTCAACCATCATGCCCTATCAACCTCTCCGACATGCTCCGCGCCTGCGTCTCAGGCTGGAAGCGCGACGGTGAATGGCCTCCGAGACCGACCATGGCTCCCCCGGCGCCAATCgttaagaagaagaagcccaagaagccgtcGACTCCACCTCAGGAGAAAGACGGCTCCAGCAACATGGCTCGTCGCATGAGCTTTGGCCTGCTTGGGCGCGACAAGGACGATGTCTCAGGGAGCGGAACTGGAAAGGGTATCCGCCGTAGTTTGGTTCGGGCCCTCGGCATCGGCGCTCCGGATAATGCTCCAGCAGAGAGGCCTAgagagacatga